The segment gaaatttggaattttatttgtttgtttttttaaaagaataataatctaaattaattaccatgtagttaatgtttttttttttttttttgggttgacAATAATGACACTTAGGAAATGATGACTTCTTTATTCCTTAGTGTAAGTTTAAGGAgattgactttcaattaaaaaaGAGATTAACGTGTAGCAAGATTTTTATTAAACtattaagaatcgttgggacactcGATTGGCCCTTAGAGATTTACTTACCTTATTACAAgtacttagatttaatcgttattttggattcgttaagtcatcttgcatcatagattaattgctttcgttaatggttcctaacatgcgaattatttataggataattatatctttcatgcaattattattatgcaagtttcatttgttatgcaaatttacacttcaagtagttacttcaattatttacgttTTCATTTTCGTTATtcgtagttagataactaaataaaggaagttggaaaaccaaaactagcagcgttcggtatatatggtgcctctgggtcacgcttacgggtaatgccgtcgtgttgaactactgcacttaacgcctaataaagctgcattaacgacgtctgtggcatcgtccctataaatcgtcggggagtaataagggacatttggaagttaaaaatccaaggggcgggtaatccctcttggatcgataatttaataagataacttttaactgaattccacatccgttgagataaaccttagtaaacccctcttagggatggtcaagttaagagctctcatgaaaattactttatttatttatttatttattcacctcgaagggatattggtgattgaaattgggtgacgctcgtgataagaattaggttcaagttattttgttaggccacaagcaataggccatcttgagccttcgcttaagtgctaccttcgtgggtagcaaccgcagagaaactgtctgggacactgaccctagaaagggttgcgtacccacaaatcagtttacatcaacccatagattagaaaacagaactacatactttacgccttgatcccgtgccgaagcgggtatgtaggcagtcttgggacggagttgtccctcgtactcaggcgttcgtgggtggggtttaggcttggttgagtaagaatcctaattgaaagataagataatcaaacttaattcgatgcatactcggaaggaatcccgtatggattcgcttgacttcccgaggctttaagccaaattccgaggcggaattcaagcttgtattattttcttattactcctaagaacggcgacctcggtgcattcttgttagaagaatgtagtacttagtgagtggctcaggacccgaatggtcccgatgagtctaagtctctggccagagcatctcctatcccgtttggatggatgcctaccccgtatgggtagatgcctatcccgtattggatagatgaaatttacgtcccgtatggacaattgcctaacccgtatggttaggagctcatcccgaatggatgaatgcccaatcctatttggatggatgcccagagtatgcaattgaataaaacataataaagaaaaaaaaaaatatatactcaatttttgttggatcaatctACTTTCGGCTCACTACCTCAAGCACACTTCTAGGTGTATTCAAATTTAGCAACCTTCAACTCACTACCTCTAGTATGCATTAGTGGTTTCTTCACACATTTCCATAATAACACTTAACCACACATCATTTGCTATGATCAATCTTTAATCTATTTCCTCTAAAAACCTTCAAAATACTGATTAGGTCAGTCTCAAAGAAGCATATAGATAAAACATGTAGCATCACACGAGTCAACCACAAAACACATAAGCCAAGAGGGATAGCTTGTTGTAGATCAATGAAAGGTTTAATTAGGGCTAAAAGATATCACAATACATCTTCCAAACCTATACAAATGCATAGAACCATGACATAAGCGCAAACCTTCATGTTGTCATCTTTCACATCCCTTTACAAATGGTAATTTTATCAAATGAAATAATCATTTCATTCTTGAATAAATATAGTGTTGAACTAAAATTAATGAGAAATATATCTTATTAGAACAATTCATCACTTATGGTGCAATGGGTATGTTGATAAACTCTATCTAGAAGCACACCTTTTAGTGAATTTAAATTTTTCTTTACCCTAATTATGTATTAGTCTCTTATGTTTTCTAATTACATTGATGTCGCTTATGAAAAAATATCACCAATTAATTAGAATTTGGGTGGATGTTTTTCTAATAAggttttatgtatatttttttttataggGATTGGGTTTTATTGATCGATGTAATGTATTCCCAAGTCTTTGACGTTCACATGTTGTAGGAAAAATTAAGATGAAATTTTCAGTAAACGAATGGAACAAGTTTTTGTTTGGATTGAATATATTATTGTTCAATCAACTAATATGTTTTTCAAAgctataagatttccacaatccattcaaatcttGTATGCAGTTTCTAGGTTTGATTGTGTGAGAAATTTTGAACCATCATAAGGAACATAAggaaagaaaaaacaacataaaaCCTCCCTAATATGGAAATAAGACCAAAAGAAATGCTAccccaaaaaatctaaaaaataaaaaactacaaaAAAGTGAAAGAACAAAcaagttaaaattaaaaaaatcaaagaaaaataactAAAGAGCAcctatgaataaacaaaaaaaataaacaagtaaataaataaatataaaaatatataactctataaataaatcaaaatttaaatttgtttcaaacacaacaagaaaaaacagcaatcaaaatattgaaaaaaatacaaaatgaaaagGAAACACCCAAAacttctatatatgtatgtatgtatgtatgcatgtatgtatatgtatatgtgtatgtatatgtgtatgtgtgtgtgtatacgtgaatatgtatatgtatatatatgcatatgtatatacgcAATACATTTTTTCTTGCCAATTTTTAGATTAACGAAAGTACTAAATTTAGAAAAGGGTTTAATTATTCCTATTAATTTTACACTAGAACGTTGTAACAACAAGATTTtgtagttattttttattttatttttgaaacttATAAAGATATATAACTAACCAAAGATCCACATAACTTTAATATGATTTTTATAAATTAATCATAAAAACTTATGATTTATGTATTCTTATTATTAagtattattatttttcaaaagatgtttattccaactataattaatataataaaaatattgtttAGAAAACATAATAACAACATTAATGatataatcaaatatttattatgATTATTGAACAATATATAAGTAAAAGTATTATCTAATGTCCTAATAGATTCCTTATATTATTAATTCGTTCAGCAATGTGATCTTCTGTTTTTGCGTTGGGCAATGACACTGAACAAATCATCTTACTACGAGTATTAGTGGTGGATTGTGCAATAGAATTGTAAAAATCAGCTTACCACGCGCAGCTCATGGATAGAGCTTGAGCATCTCGTGGCCCATGGGTTGGAGAATCGTGGCATTGCATTGAAATGAATTGATTTAAAGGCTCCACAACTACAACACTAGAGAGAATGACAACTAACCAAAACTCAAAAAGTATCTATCATCCAGCATAGAATGGTGTGACAGTCCCTTAACAGGCCCTTTTGGTGCCTGCACAGACATTTTCATGTTAGACTTCTTTTCGACAACATCTATCCAGCAAACTACATGCCCATTTTACCGTAAACAATAAATAAAAACTGGAATTTTTTCATGAAATCTCCATCGAGCAAGCTGGATGAACAGTACGGCATTGAGAATGTACGTTCGTTAGTTAATTTACAATATATGCTGCCGTGTAAGCAACCTAAACATtggaaatcatcaacatataatttaATGTTGCaatgaatcaccgctttgagtgttactgaaagcaccttttaaatggaGGAGAAGCAAAGGAAAAGCAGCACAGCCAGTGGCTAAGGGAGTTCTACACTCTTGTTGAATTGCCTTGAATTGCAGCGTGTCGAAAGGCTTTCTAATATGGAGAGCGCATCTATTGAAACGGCCTTCTTTGAAGCCTGTGAAAGTGGTGATATAGCCCAAGCCAAAATGCTGCTCGCACTCAGAGTTTTCGATCCCACTAGACTAGTTAGTAAGAGGACGCCAGAGGGAAGAACATGTTTACATCTTGCAGTACTTGCAGGAAGTCCAGGTTGTTATCTTCTCGCAGTTAGTTTTTTAAATTTCAAGCTTTAGTTACTTGTTTTCCGCGCTAAACTATTCCATTCATGAAATGCAgatttgttaaaaaaatttaaactgCGACAATTCATCAACGAGATGGACAATCGAGGCGACACG is part of the Cryptomeria japonica chromosome 10, Sugi_1.0, whole genome shotgun sequence genome and harbors:
- the LOC131859209 gene encoding uncharacterized protein LOC131859209; the protein is MKSPSSKLDEQYGIENRVERLSNMESASIETAFFEACESGDIAQAKMLLALRVFDPTRLVSKRTPEGRTCLHLAVLAGSPDLLKKFKLRQFINEMDNRGDTALHLAVWKYRLDLVTLLLDGKADCKADLSVKNNRGETPLCVAVKFGSLDVVKKLIDHEPEAVQKLCKDVKILHLAVNLNRANIVGFLIKKSVVIKNRNGLL